A genomic window from Plutella xylostella chromosome 23, ilPluXylo3.1, whole genome shotgun sequence includes:
- the LOC125490445 gene encoding cuticle protein 16.5-like, protein MYAKLIIALCAVGAACAGNLHGGAVAYSSHVVSPAVSSVSSYSTHTAHAAPVAYAAAPVAYAAAPVVAKTYAAAPVAHYAAPVATYAAAPVVTKTITPAVSSVSSYSTHTSHGSPVATYAAAPIVAKTYAAAPVATYAAAPAYSYAAAPVAYAAAPVVAKTYAAAPVAHYAAAPVATYAAAPVVTKTITPAVSSVSSYSSHTSHGSPVAYAAAPIVAKTYAAAPAYSYAAPAYGYAAQAHGYAAPAYGYSAGYAAAAPVLKSAVAYNHGW, encoded by the exons ATGTACGCCAAG TTGATCATCGCTCTGTGCGCCGTGGGCGCGGCGTGCGCCGGCAACCTGCACGGAGGAGCCGTGGCCTACAGCAGCCACGTGGTCTCCCCCGCCGTGTCCTCCGTGTCCTCCTACTCGACACACACCGCCCACGCCGCCCCAGTGGCCTACGCCGCCGCCCCAGTGGCCTACGCTGCCGCCCCAGTTGTGGCTAAGACTTACGCTGCCGCCCCTGTGGCCCACTacgccgcccccgtcgccACCTACGCTGCCGCCCCCGTCGTGACCAAGACCATCACCCCCGCTGTCTCCTCCGTGTCCTCCTACTCGACCCACACCTCCCACGGATCTCCCGTCGCGACCTACGCCGCCGCCCCCATCGTAGCCAAGACctacgccgccgcccccgtggCGACCTACGCCGCTGCTCCCGCCTACAGctacgccgccgcccccgtggcctacgccgccgcccccgtcgtgGCTAAGACCTACGCCGCTGCTCCCGTGGCTCActacgccgccgcccccgtcgccacctacgccgccgcccccgtcgtgACCAAGACCATCACCCCCGCCGTGTCTTCAGTCTCTTCCTACTCCTCTCACACTTCCCACGGCTCTCCCGTAGCCTACGCCGCCGCCCCCATCGTGGCTAAGACTtacgccgccgcccccgcctaCAGCTACGCCGCCCCCGCCTATGGCTACGCCGCCCAGGCTCACGGCTACGCCGCCCCCGCCTACGGTTACTCTGCCGGCTAcgccgcggccgcccccgTCCTGAAATCAGCTGTCGCGTACAACCACGGTTGGTAA